A single region of the Sorghum bicolor cultivar BTx623 chromosome 9, Sorghum_bicolor_NCBIv3, whole genome shotgun sequence genome encodes:
- the LOC8055762 gene encoding cysteine-rich receptor-like protein kinase 10, which produces MATTRRTTMLCRLFACAAVLLLVFHHVPLAIGQPFPQQVCNDTSGNYTENSAYQANIRLLQSALPNKASSSPALFATGTAGTGADAAYALALCRGDTNASSCASCVSEAFVYAQQLCALKKGATMYNNPCILRYADWDFLANTTDNRGKLIAWSFDNVSSSAAPAFDAASGRLVNATADYAANNSARRFGTGELPFDQTYPKIYSLAQCTPDMTAADCRTCLGTIIRTFTPTYFTGKHGGRVLGVRCNFRFETYQFFSGRPLLQLLAPPGPPPSPSPQPSVTGQGRRRDRTALILATALPLAAAILIALAVTCFCFRSRRTEARQDSAKPYSTNPDNIQSIDSLLLDLSTLRSATENFAESSKLGEGGFGAVYKGVLPDGLEIAVKRLSLGSRQGVEELKTELVLVAKLQHKNLVRLVGVCLEEQEKILVYEYMPNRSLDTILFDSVKSKELDWGKRLKIVTGVARGLQYLHEESQLKIVHRDLKPSNVLLDSDYNPKISDFGLAKLFEKDQSQGVTSHIAGTYGYMAPEYAMQGQYSVKSDVFSLGVLILEMVTGRKNSSLDNSEESVDLLSLVWEHWSTGTIEELLDPFLMSRQAPPDQMSKLVNIGLLCVQDSPADRPTMSSVSVMLSSNTVSLQVPSRPTFCVQELEGDSHLYTDAYKRALKLQSTDKTKATIMSPNEVSLTELEPR; this is translated from the exons AtggcgacgacgaggaggacaaCCATGCTCTGCCGCCTCTTTGCCTGTGCCGCCGTTCTTCTTCTCGTCTTCCACCATGTACCACTCGCTATCGGACAACCGTTCCCGCAGCAGGTCTGCAACGACACCTCCGGAAACTACACGGAGAACAGCGCCTACCAGGCAAACATCCGTCTCCTCCAAAGCGCCCTCCCAAACAAGGCGTCGTCCTCCCCAGCTCTCTTCGCCACCGGCACCGCGGGCACGGGGGCGGACGCGGCCTACGCTCTTGCGCTCTGCCGCGGCGATACCAACGCCTCCTCGTGCGCGAGCTGCGTCTCGGAAGCGTTCGTGTACGCGCAGCAGCTCTGCGCGCTAAAGAAAGGAGCCACCATGTACAACAACCCCTGCATCCTACGGTACGCCGACTGGGACTTCCTGGCCAACACCACCGACAACAGGGGGAAGCTGATCGCCTGGAGCTTCGACAACGTCAGCTCGTCGGCGGCACCGGCGTTCGACGCTGCCTCCGGCCGGCTCGTCAACGCAACCGCTGACTACGCGGCGAACAACTCGGCCAGGCGCTTTGGCACAGGTGAACTGCCGTTTGACCAGACTTACCCCAAGATCTACTCGCTGGCGCAGTGCACACCGGACATGACGGCGGCGGACTGCCGGACATGCCTTGGGACCATCATCAGGACGTTCACGCCCACGTATTTCACCGGGAAGCATGGCGGGAGAGTCTTAGGAGTGCGCTGCAACTTCAGATTTGAGACATATCAGTTCTTCTCTGGCCGCCCGCTATTACAACTCCTGGCGCCGCCCGGGCCACCGCCATCGCCATCGCCACAGCCATCGGTGACCGGCCAAG GGAGAAGAAGAGATAGAACAGCACTGATCTTGGCCACTGCATTGCCTTTAGCTGCTGCAATATTAATAGCTCTCGCAGTGACGTGTTTTTGTTTTCGGAGTAGAAGAACAGAAGCACGACAGGACTCTGCAAAACCAT ATTCTACTAATCCAGACAACATCCAAAGCATCGATTCACTCCTTCTTGACCTATCCACCCTACGTTCAGCAACGGAAAACTTTGCTGAAAGCAGTAAGCTTGGCGAAGGAGGGTTCGGAGCGGTTTATAAG GGAGTCCTTCCTGATGGCCTAGAAATTGCAGTGAAGAGGCTCTCGCTTGGCTCCAGACAGGGAGTGGAAGAGCTGAAAACAGAGCTAGTATTGGTCGCCAAGCTTCAGCACAAGAACCTTGTGAGGCTCGTAGGCGTTTGCTTGGAAGAACAAGAGAAAATACTTGTGTATGAATACATGCCAAACAGGAGCCTCGACACCATACTTTTTG ATTCTGTGAAAAGCAAAGAGCTAGATTGGGGGAAGAGACTCAAGATTGTAACCGGAGTTGCTCGAGGCTTGCAATATCTCCATGAAGAGTCTCAACTCAAGATAGTTCATCGAGACCTCAAACCAAGCAATGTGCTACTTGACTCTGATTACAATCCAAAGATATCTGACTTTGGCTTAGCAAAGCTCTTCGAGAAGGACCAATCCCAAGGTGTCACTAGTCATATCGCTGGAACATA TGGATACATGGCACCTGAATACGCGATGCAAGGGCAGTATTCGGTGAAGTCAGATGTTTTCAGTCTTGGTGTTTTGATCTTGGAGATGGTGACAGGGAGGAAAAACAGTAGCTTGGATAACTCGGAGGAATCAGTCGACCTCTTAAGTCTC GTATGGGAGCACTGGAGCACAGGAACAATCGAAGAATTGCTGGATCCATTCCTGATGAGCCGCCAAGCTCCCCCAGATCAGATGTCGAAGCTCGTCAACATCGGGCTGCTGTGTGTTCAGGACAGCCCTGCAGATAGGCCGACGATGTCATCTGTAAGCGTCATGCTTAGCAGCAACACAGTCTCGCTCCAGGTCCCGTCGAGGCCTACATTTTGCGTTCAGGAGTTGGAAGGCGACTCGCACCTTTACACGGATGCGTATAAAAGGGCACTAAAGTTGCAGTCCACCGACAAAACAAAGGCAACGATAATGTCGCCGAATGAGGTGTCGCTCACAGAGCTTGAACCAAGATGA